TACGCCGGCAGGGACAGTGGGCGCTCTGCGCGCTGCAAGAGGTCTGCTTGCCTCGGAGTTTCTGCTCGTCCTCGGTGACGTCCTGCCCCCGAAAGTCGGTCGTATCTGGGAGCGCCTGGTACAGGTGGCACAGCGCACCAGCGCTGCGGCGGTCATGACGACGGCCGCTGCGTCGCAATCGATGGACCAGGGGAATATCGACGTAGACGCCGACCTGGTTGTGTCCTACGACAAGTCTTCGCCGTTGCCGCTAATCGACCGCGGGACGCGGTACCTGCGGGCAGACGCACTCGACGCGTTCAGTGGCAACGATGACGATACTTTTTTCGGATCGATGGTGCCGACGCGAGCGCTCGCCCACTTATTTGTCGAAGGGCCGGTGCTCGACGTTGGCACGCCGGAGCGGCTACAGCGAGTGCGGTCCGCACTGGTAGGGTTGCATCGTGCCTGACGCAATAGTCTCGGCTGCCCCGATGCGCCTTCCAGTGGCCGGCGGTGGCACGGATCTACCGGAGTTCTACCAGCGGAGCCAGACTCGGGTACTGGCCGTGGCGATCGACCGCGAGGTCGTCGTCTCCGTCGCGAGCGATCCCGAGGCCGCGCGCGCCGCGGTCCCGTCGCAGGCCGGGTGGTACTGGGTCGAGCACGCTGCCGAATCCGCCGACCCATACGTCGGCGCCGCAGCCGCCTGCCTAGAGACCGCGCCAGTCGTTCACGTCGTTGTAACCTCACCGATAGCACCCGGCTCGGGTCTTGGCGGGTCGGGCGCCTACCTGGTCGCACTCGTCGATGCGCTCGCACGCCATGTCGGTCGGGTCTTGCCAAAGCCAGAGATCGCCGAGATCGCATTCACCATCGAGCGTGACCTGTTGGGCCGTACGGTCGGTAAACAGGACAGTTGGGTGGCAGCGATCGGTGGCGCGGTGCAGCTTGACATCGACACTAAAGGGCATGTATTCTATCATACCCGCTTCGACTTGCTGCATGCCGCGACGCGACTCCTCAAGGACTCTCAGCTGCTCCTATTTGGCCTGCCCGAAACCCGCGACGCTGCGACAGTCCTCGCCTCGTCCGGCCTAGTCAATTCCGCGATCGTGGACACGGCGCTTCGGCTCACGGACGAGAACGAGCGCGCTTTTCTCGGCCAGGACATCAAGCAGATCGGCGCGGTGTTGCGTCGACACTGGGATGAGAAGGTGAGGCGAAACCCCGCAGCGGACCATCCAGCCTGCCGTCGACTGACTGCTTGTGCGGACTCGATGGGTGTGCTGGGGTTCAAGGTCGTTGGAGCTGGCGGAGGTGGGCACCTGCTGGTAGCAGTGATGCCTGGTCGGGCGCAGGATCTTCGGGCGTCGATGGCCACATGGGGCCTGCGGCACATACGAGTGCGACCAGTTGCGACCGGTCTGCGCAGATGGTTTCGGTAGGCGGTCGCTGCGATGATTTCATGACCACTAGAGGAAGTATGAGGATGACGTGCGGGTAGGTATTGTGGGAGCCGGGCTGCAGGCCAACCGACGGTTGGCGGCGCTGGCGCCGGAAGACCGACTGGTCGCGCTGTACTCCCAGCGAGATAGGCGCGCCGAAGCACTTATTGAGAGATACGGCGGCGAAGCGGTCGACAATTGGCAGGACCTCGTGGCGCGAAAGGACTTGGACGCCGTGATCGTTGCCTCGCCGCCGAGGTCACATCGCGAGATCGTCGTCGCGGCACTGGAGGCCGGAAAGCACGTGTTGTGCGAGAAGCCGCTTGCCGCGTCCAGTGAGGAGGCAACGGTAATGGCAGAGGCCGCAGCCCGGCGGGGCCGGATCCTAATTTGCGGCTTCAACCATCGGTTCCACCCGGCCATCACGGCCGCGCGCGAGCTACTCGAGACTGGAATCCACGGTAGAGTGCTAGCGCTGGACGCTGCCTACGGACACGGCTTGCGCGGCGGGTATGCAGAAGAGTGGCGGTCCGACCCGGCGCAGGTATCTGGGGGGCAGTTGATGGAGCAGGGCATCCACCTAGTGGATTTAGTCGAGTATCTGGTGTCGCCCGTCGACGCCGTGGTTGCCCGGCTAGGCCACCACTTCGCCCTGCCGGGCAACCTTGAGGATGACGCGCGCCTGCTGCTTGCCCTGCGTTCGGGTGTGACCGCCACTGTGCATAGCAGCCTCGCCTTCTGGCGCAACCGCTTCACGTTCGAGGTCACGTGCGAGCGGGCGACCATCCGGGTCGTGGGCCTCGGTGGTTCGTACGGGGTGGAGACTTTGGTGGTCGAACCCCGCATCGATGGTCCGTTCCGTCAGGAGATCACCGAGTTTCGCGGCAGCGACTGTTCCTGGGATCGTGAGTGGGAGTATTTCCGGGAGGCGACGGCGCGACCGCAGCACCAGGAGAGCGACGCTGGACGGCGAGCTCTCGCCGTCGTCGAGGCCGCCTACCGGTCAGTGAAACACCAACGATGGGAGCAGGTTGCGTCATGACTACAGCAGACGAGATCGCGACGTTGTGGAGGAATTCCGCCGATGCATTCAGCCGAATTAGCGGTAAAGACATCCTGAGCGCCGCCGAGGTTTTGCACCAGGTCCGGGTGCGCAACGGCGTCGTTCTCGTTGCCGGCAATGGTGGTTCCAGCTCGACCGCGGCGCATTTCGCGGCGGACCTTACGAAGTTCACTCGTCGGACAGGGTGGCCCCACTTGCGCACCGTGTCTCTGACGAACGATGTTAGTTGCCTCACTGCATGGACGAATGATGAGGACCCCGCGCTGGCGTTGGCGCACCTCGCTGAGCCATGGCTACAGGGTGAGTACCCAGTCGGTACGAACGCCGTGGTGCTCTTCTCCGTGCACGGGGGCTCGCGGGACGGATTGGTATCGAGCAATCTAGTCGAGCTCGCGAGTCTCGCAAGGTCGCACGGTACTGCGGTCATCGCCGTCACCGGCTTCGACG
The sequence above is drawn from the Arachnia rubra genome and encodes:
- a CDS encoding NTP transferase domain-containing protein produces the protein MRQVVVLCGGAGTRLRQITRGSQKCMVEVAGAPFLAHVLGVVDQWKPDEVLLLVSHHAEQVIAFAASSERPYRVKYRREATPAGTVGALRAARGLLASEFLLVLGDVLPPKVGRIWERLVQVAQRTSAAAVMTTAAASQSMDQGNIDVDADLVVSYDKSSPLPLIDRGTRYLRADALDAFSGNDDDTFFGSMVPTRALAHLFVEGPVLDVGTPERLQRVRSALVGLHRA
- a CDS encoding GHMP family kinase ATP-binding protein gives rise to the protein MPDAIVSAAPMRLPVAGGGTDLPEFYQRSQTRVLAVAIDREVVVSVASDPEAARAAVPSQAGWYWVEHAAESADPYVGAAAACLETAPVVHVVVTSPIAPGSGLGGSGAYLVALVDALARHVGRVLPKPEIAEIAFTIERDLLGRTVGKQDSWVAAIGGAVQLDIDTKGHVFYHTRFDLLHAATRLLKDSQLLLFGLPETRDAATVLASSGLVNSAIVDTALRLTDENERAFLGQDIKQIGAVLRRHWDEKVRRNPAADHPACRRLTACADSMGVLGFKVVGAGGGGHLLVAVMPGRAQDLRASMATWGLRHIRVRPVATGLRRWFR
- a CDS encoding Gfo/Idh/MocA family protein; protein product: MRVGIVGAGLQANRRLAALAPEDRLVALYSQRDRRAEALIERYGGEAVDNWQDLVARKDLDAVIVASPPRSHREIVVAALEAGKHVLCEKPLAASSEEATVMAEAAARRGRILICGFNHRFHPAITAARELLETGIHGRVLALDAAYGHGLRGGYAEEWRSDPAQVSGGQLMEQGIHLVDLVEYLVSPVDAVVARLGHHFALPGNLEDDARLLLALRSGVTATVHSSLAFWRNRFTFEVTCERATIRVVGLGGSYGVETLVVEPRIDGPFRQEITEFRGSDCSWDREWEYFREATARPQHQESDAGRRALAVVEAAYRSVKHQRWEQVAS
- a CDS encoding SIS domain-containing protein, with amino-acid sequence MTTADEIATLWRNSADAFSRISGKDILSAAEVLHQVRVRNGVVLVAGNGGSSSTAAHFAADLTKFTRRTGWPHLRTVSLTNDVSCLTAWTNDEDPALALAHLAEPWLQGEYPVGTNAVVLFSVHGGSRDGLVSSNLVELASLARSHGTAVIAVTGFDGGALGDLADVHVNVEMDVEPYATPGVESLHLLVAHAICLAMRTTGEEL